The window ttttttttttaaatagagaagCTTCACTTCACAGATATAACAGGCCATTCGGAATGGACATTGTTTTAACATACTAGGGGTGATATTCGCATGAGTGGGGTGGAATCGACTCTTCCCAGCATCCCTCCTATGCCCGTGTGGAGGTAGGGTGGGGGGGTGTTTCactcagtgttttaaatttcgtaccgtaccggccggtacggtcaaaatttttcattacggccgtccggccggtacaggtactatatctgttccgtaccggactaaatttcggcctgtaccggccggtaccggcctatatttcggccggtaccggccgatatttcggcctgtgtgtttttttttttttttcattttttcattttttcaaactacaaacttattttttaacccctaattcagattagaatatttataatttttatatatatgtatttatatataatttatttatatatagactattattttggaatataatttatatatatttatatatataatttatttatatatcgactatcacaaaatattatcccgaaacgctatcccgaaacggtaccggtatcgaaatatttcgttctagtgccttgaccagtacgacgtccggtacggtattcaaaacattggtttcaCCCCCACACCCCACCCCCGGGATGCGCGGGATGGAATCCTCATCCCCCTCCCCTCGTGGACCCATTCCAATAGTATCTATGGCCTATtagattcaaaaattatttttgggtttaaaaGTAATGAAAATACTTTGGTttactcaaattataaatttaaatttataaatatcatcataatttaaaaattaataatataatttttaaattttttactacatattttatataagttatagtgtaATAAGTGTGACGGACGGAAGCGAGATAGCGGGTGCGGTCCCCGCTGCCCACTCCTTAACGTACCATGGCCGAGGCCCATTTTATCATGTCTTGTCTATCCGAAACTCCTCGATTCGAAGTGATTGGTTTCGCTTTGCTGTTTGCTTGGCGagaaagggaagagagaaaaacGAAACAACTCTTTGATATACGGGTAGGCTAGTTCTCCTTCACTGTCCCAGTTCTGTCATCCTATTAGCTCATTTTGATTCGAGAGCTCTGTCGTTGTATTTGTTTCCATTGTTCTATttgattcttcattttttctccTTGGTTTTCTCCGCTAGGAAGCGGTTTTTCTGGATTTGTGATCCATATTTCGCTTGGGCGTTTGGGGACTGGAATATTGAGTTTATTGCTGAACTATTGTAGTCTTTTATTTCCTAATCGAACTATTGTAGTCTAACTTGTCTGATTAATCGTAGAGTTTGAACACCGACTCCAGTTCTTGTTTCTGATAATGGCGATTCTATTAATCCCACTTTTCTGATTGGCTGCTAAGAATTGGTAGGAAGCAAGAAGCTATTAAGCGTAATCtttacaaaaacagaaaaaaagtaTTCGTTTAACTTAGTGCCCGTGGATTTGGGTTAATGATGAACCGGGGTTGGTTGAGAATCAGAAGTTTTTTCTGACATTTATTGCTCGAATTTGCATGACGTGCTCTGTTTCTTTGATTTATCAAACTAGGGCTGATACATAGGAATTTTACATGGTGTGTTCTGAGTTATCTCATttccattctttctttttcttttcttttttcaatttggaTGGAATGGGATTCACTTTTCATGAGAGACTAGTTGACGGATGTGAATCATATCTCCTGCAACTAATTAAATACTGGTGGTTAGGGCTCAATTTGTTTTAGTTCAGTTCAATGGAATTCTGGCAATTTCAATGCTAACTCCATGGAAATGTGAATTTTTGCTTGAAAATTTGTTTCACAGTGTATTTCTTGGTCATTGTAACCTTTTTTGTATTTGCCTCATGTTGCAAACGGATTGCCATTATGCGAATCCGTTCTGTATTTCTGTTCATCCTTCTCTCATGTTTTCTTTTTACATGCCACGCATGAGTTCCATTTTATCATCACTGTAATCCCACCACATATGATAACAGAAATCTTACCCCTCACCCGATTCTGCTCTGCTCCACACCTCCCCTCCTCCCACCTCTCGCAGCGACCTCCTCCCCACTAGTTTGCACCCCCCCCACCTGATGCTCCCTGACCCTCCCCTAACCCTCCtcccccttcttcttctctcatctTCTCCCCCCCTCTCTGAAACAtttcagaggaaaaaaaaattctaaaaacttgctcaaaagtataaataaatcCCTTGTAAAGTAGACATACTGTCCACGTAACAAAGAATTTCAGTTCCAGAGATTCATGAACAAGACCCAAATTGGTATGACCAAATGAATTCGTTCTAgattcaaaaattgaaaatcgTGAATGGAATAAAACGAAGCAAACCCATCTCTGGTCTGGAGCCACACGAAGAGGGAGGGTGTTTTGCCTATTATGATTCTATGTGGTGAAGTCTAAGGAGcttattgtattttttcctACATGTCGATGTCTGAATGGAGGGCGCTCTTCCCCTATTAGAAGCCCAACCGTTCTGAAGTGTTTCGCTTAAATGATTTACTTAAATCTCTTGGAAGTGAAGCTCTGATGCAATCTTCTGCTTCTGCAGCTTCTATTTGTAAGCCTTACTCATGATTTGATATCTTTGGGTGCCAATGAGTTGTTCATTATAATGAATGTTGGCCAGCAGCATCTGTGAACGTCAAAGTATTGTGCtctgagcatttttttttcctgtcaaGTGCTTAGCTTTGTCAAAAATGCCTTTCTGTCAAAATGCATTATCTTTCTCTGGTTTCTTCATATGTTTCAACCAAAATTTTTAGATGTAACTCTAGGAATCTTGTCAAGGTGGGACTTTTAATAAGAGAATCAATTTATCAATACGAGTTCCGCATTTATGCAATGGTGTCGAACTATATTGTGGATTGTTGCAATGATATGCAATTGGGCGGTTCCCTCGCTATCATTAACGGCCGTTAACATGAATAGTTTGCTATGCCTTTCGTGTTTTTTAATAGAATCTTTGGAAAGCATTATTTTGTTTGCTCATGGAATGTGCCTCTTGTTGattggtttatttatttgttttttaaagctGGAAGTCGGCATGGGAAATCGACCCGTGAAGCAACAAAAAAGGGAAGAGGTACTATTGAAGATTGTGCCTCCACTGGATCCTGCATATGCCCGGTGGCTTGCTCGGGACATTGAGCGGATTCATGGCTATATTCCAAGAAATCCGCGTGCTGTGAAGGCTGTGAAGCCACCAGAACATTATATCGAGTACATGCGCTTGCATGGATGGTTGG is drawn from Juglans regia cultivar Chandler chromosome 5, Walnut 2.0, whole genome shotgun sequence and contains these coding sequences:
- the LOC108997830 gene encoding uncharacterized protein LOC108997830, which codes for MAEAHFIMSCLSETPRFEVIGFALLFAWREREERKTKQLFDIRLEVGMGNRPVKQQKREEVLLKIVPPLDPAYARWLARDIERIHGYIPRNPRAVKAVKPPEHYIEYMRLHGWLDVDLDDPDLAHLFK